Proteins co-encoded in one Ponticoccus alexandrii genomic window:
- a CDS encoding DUF6511 domain-containing protein — MNHVAQVPSPPAAPADCPERIRLWHPRLKPCAVCLRPARGFGFFNPNKPRPREHRWFCSKHCQAFFAARHRKGLTMQGTTDEERLAIAMVMKRLGQTMDLIGWDKRLRDLTETDVTALIEEVLEGYGAEMSRIAARSEVPF; from the coding sequence GTGAATCATGTCGCGCAAGTCCCATCCCCGCCCGCAGCGCCTGCGGATTGCCCGGAGCGTATTCGGCTCTGGCACCCGCGCCTCAAGCCTTGCGCCGTCTGTCTGCGCCCCGCGCGCGGCTTCGGTTTCTTCAACCCCAACAAACCCCGCCCGCGTGAACACCGCTGGTTCTGCTCGAAGCACTGCCAGGCGTTCTTCGCGGCCCGACACCGGAAAGGACTGACCATGCAGGGAACCACTGATGAAGAACGCCTCGCCATAGCGATGGTGATGAAGCGGCTGGGCCAGACAATGGACCTGATCGGCTGGGACAAACGGCTGCGCGATCTCACCGAAACCGATGTCACCGCCCTGATCGAGGAGGTTCTGGAGGGCTATGGCGCCGAGATGTCGC